Within the Stenotrophomonas sp. 610A2 genome, the region TCGGGGTGAAGTCCGGCTCGGTCGCAGCCATCAGCTGCTCGAAGCCGTCGATGACGAAGTAGCTCTTCTGGAAGGTGTCGATGCGGTAGCGGGTGCGCATGATCCGCTCCAGATCAAAACCAATCCGGTTAGGCGCGGCCGACTCCAGCGAGTACAACGACTCGCCCTTGGACGAGACGATGCCGGCGCCGTAGATGCGCAGGCCATCGGCGGTGTTGATCAGGCCGAACTCCACCGTGTACCAGTACAGGCGGGTCAGGTTCTGCAGCGCGTCCGGGCCGATGGCATGGGCCTTGACGCCACCACGGCCGTAGGCGGCCATGTAGTCGGCGAACACCGGGTTCATCAGCAGCGGCACGTGGCCGAACAGGTCGTGGAACAGGTCGGGTTCTGCGATGTAGTCGATCTGGTCGGGGCGACGGATCCACCAGGTCACCGGGAAGCGGCGGTTGGCCAGGTGATCGAAGAAGT harbors:
- the phhA gene encoding phenylalanine 4-monooxygenase; the protein is MEANPRRVEHQQTDKGYVPVYTTAVVEQPWDGYSADDHATWSTLYQRQRELLVGRACQEFLDAQDEMGMSEHMIPRFDQLNEVLGAATGWTLVGVEGLLPELDFFDHLANRRFPVTWWIRRPDQIDYIAEPDLFHDLFGHVPLLMNPVFADYMAAYGRGGVKAHAIGPDALQNLTRLYWYTVEFGLINTADGLRIYGAGIVSSKGESLYSLESAAPNRIGFDLERIMRTRYRIDTFQKSYFVIDGFEQLMAATEPDFTPIYARLADAEHLPAGDVQEGDTVFQRGSGEGWADGGDV